The Agelaius phoeniceus isolate bAgePho1 chromosome 4, bAgePho1.hap1, whole genome shotgun sequence genome includes a region encoding these proteins:
- the POU4F2 gene encoding POU domain, class 4, transcription factor 2 — protein sequence MMMSLSSKQPFGLPHGGGSGGGLHETKYSALHTASPCPSAGAAAPAASSPSSTGSGGSAGRGSGSGPGGSGGSGSSSGSGPGGSGGGAEAMRRACLPAPPSNIFGGLDESLLARAEALAAVDIVSPSKSHHHHPPHHSPFKPDATYHTMNTIPCTSAASSSSVPISHPSALSGTHHHHHHHHHHHHQPHQALEGELLEHLTPGLALGAMAAPDGAVVSTPGHAPHMAGMNPMHPAALGMAHAHGLPAHMGCMSDVDADPRDLEAFAERFKQRRIKLGVTQADVGSALANLKIPGVGSLSQSTICRFESLTLSHNNMIALKPILQAWLEEAEKSHREKLAKPELFSGAEKKRKRTSIAAPEKRSLEAYFALQPRPSSEKIAAIAEKLDLKKNVVRVWFCNQRQKQKRMKYSAGI from the exons ATGATGATGTCTCTGAGCAGCAAGCAGCCTTTCGGCCTCCCCcacggcggcggcagcggcggcggcctCCACGAAACCAAGTACTCGGCCCTGCACACCGCCTCGCCCTGTCCCTCCgccggcgccgccgcccccgccgccagctcccccagcagcaccgGCAGCGGCGGCTCCGCCGGACGCGGCTCCGGCTCCGGccccggcggcagcggcggctccGGCTCCAGCTCGGGCTCCGGccccggcggcagcggcggcggcgcggaggCGATGCGGCGGGCCTGCCTGCCCGCCCCTCCG AGCAATATATTCGGCGGTCTGGACGAGAGCCTGCTGGCCCGCGCCGAAGCCCTGGCAGCGGTGGACATCGTCTCCCCGAGCAAgagccaccaccaccacccgcCGCACCACAGCCCCTTCAAGCCGGACGCCACGTACCACACCATGAACACCATCCCCTGCACCTcggccgcctcctcctcctccgtgcCCATCTCCCACCCGTCCGCCCTGTCGGGcacccaccaccaccatcaccaccaccaccaccaccaccaccagcccCACCAGGCGCTGGAGGGGGAACTCTTGGAGCACCTGACGCCGGGGCTGGCGCTGGGGGCCATGGCGGCCCCCGACGGTGCCGTGGTCTCCACGCCGGGCCACGCTCCGCACATGGCCGGCATGAACCCCATGCACCCGGCGGCGCTGGGCATGGCCCACGCCCACGGGCTACCGGCACACATGGGCTGCATGAGCGACGTGGACGCCGACCCCCGCGACTTGGAGGCCTTCGCCGAGCGCTTCAAGCAGCGCCGCATCAAGCTGGGGGTGACCCAGGCCGACGTGGGCTCGGCGCTGGCCAACCTGAAGATCCCGGGGGTGGGCTCCCTCAGCCAGAGCACCATCTGTCGCTTCGAGTCCCTCACCCTCTCCCACAACAACATGATCGCCCTCAAACCCATCCTGCAGGCGTGGCTGGAGGAGGCCGAGAAGTCCCACCGCGAGAAGCTGGCCAAGCCCGAGCTCTTCAGCGGCGCGGAGAAGAAGCGCAAGCGGACCTCCATCGCCGCCCCCGAGAAGCGCTCGCTGGAGGCCTATTTCGCCCTGCAGCCCCGGCCCTCCTCCGAGAAGATCGCCGCCATCGCCGAGAAGCTGGACCTCAAGAAGAACGTGGTCCGCGTCTGGTTCTGCAACCAGCGCCAGAAGCAGAAGCGCATGAAGTACTCGGCGGGCATCTGA